A DNA window from Syngnathus typhle isolate RoL2023-S1 ecotype Sweden linkage group LG2, RoL_Styp_1.0, whole genome shotgun sequence contains the following coding sequences:
- the ap4b1 gene encoding AP-4 complex subunit beta-1 isoform X1 produces MPYLGSEDTVRDLNRALANPHVQSDQLRYRNVILKVIRLMSQGVDVSSLFSEMVKACATVDIVQKKLVYVFLCSYASLNPELSLLVINTLRKDCQDPNPMVRSLALRNMTNLRLPSLVEYVEQPLTAGLKDRAACVRRVAVLGWAKLHNLQPNSEIDAAVVNELYSLLRDTDPVVMVNCLRALEEILKEEGGVAINKPIAHHLLNRLKDCDVWGQSEVLKILQRYQPQSEDELFDILSMLDASLVSPHPPVMASTLGLFLSLCSTLPKVSLAALERVRGPLLAACGSASREIRFTALCHIQLLLRSVPGMMGAHYKRFFCGYAEPAFIKQRKMQVLVELVNDDNVAILLDELKEYCTDVNTDTAQAAISAVGRIGRSYSDRCLVILTGLLGLKQDNITSAVVQTMRDLVWVCPQCSETVCSSLEGCEEILQDSQGKQALLWLLGTYGDRVCSAPYTLEVFIDRVRCENSPAVKMELLTATLRLFLCRPAETQDMLGRLLHYAIDEETDMCVRDQALLYYRLLQCGVDETRKVLQGRRSDPSLGVLIGRPAEPVSHWAPIFNTLKPLWQSTSETDSVNSRSSQHTAFDPISDLSETLNSCHLQSVQTEGVTEHTPLPADAPSPSAIVPLSLLPTLTAGEFERLWLRGVEEEDGVCMTEHVRCCNVTQCSPQNFQAAMQLVNIQTLAFTPPHTLPWRVFLYTHTEAPSSSTLILGELLYTGKANEEAGDAQEDTIDGENANKTVVEGGIERRVRNEEKDSSGKRDSNELAKDNGQIEEVKEMRRHSKKKHAVLLLLLLAGGFYLVRYSHSFNTDPNRSEEPMNITWKAERMVSMESWVEQGDYLPLNVTYQLLAGIPVTQMRYLCIGLSSVKRKKDNYLIPTLVSLFSRSSPEERSSMVVVVLLADFDVNWLTTTVTKIKSEFSSALELGHLLVIHVPEENYPPTTGLKRNYNDSPARVSFRSKQNLDYAFLVHYSSGVGRYYLQLEDDVSSAKNFLTTVKKRVEEQEAKKTTWAMLEFSNLGYIGKLYKSAHLPLLARFLFLFYQEMPCDWLMSHFRVLLTQKEPILFKPSLFQHMGTFSSFQGNENKLKDKDFEEGVYSNPPAEVFSDMSTYGKHFPKLAWEAGEGFFWGRTPEKGNHLTVVFTDPRVVTGITVETGSEGKDILGSAQVEIGRSVITTANEEKSCKDFHKLGSMKNGWFVMQGVDKNYGSASSCLRIQVTAGQKDWVVISKIRIATKPSSPPQM; encoded by the exons ATGCCATACCTGGGCAGTGAGGATACGGTGAGGGACCTGAATAGAGCTCTGGCCAACCCCCACGTCCAGTCTGACCAGCTGCGTTACAGGAACGTCATCCTCAAAGTCATCAG GCTGATGTCACAGGGTGTTGATGTCTCTAGCCTGTTCAGTGAGATGGTCAAAGCATGTGCCACAGTAGACATTGTCCAGAAGAAGCTGGTCTATGTCTTCTTGTGCTCCTACGCCTCTTTGAATCCAGAGCTGTCTCTGCTGGTCATCAACACACTGAGGAAGGACTGTCAGGATCCAAATCCGATGGTCCGCAGCCTGGCCTTAAGGAACATGACCAACCTGAG GCTGCCCAGTTTGGTGGAGTATGTGGAACAGCCTCTCACAGCAGGACTGAAGGACAGAGCAGCTTGTGTGCGACGGGTCGCTGTGCTCGGCTGGGCCAAACTGCACAATCTCCAACCAAATTCTGAAATAG ACGCAGCAGTAGTGAATGAGTTGTACAGCCTTCTGAGGGACACGGATCCTGTTGTCATGGTGAACTGCCTTCGGGCTTTGGAGGAAATCCTTAAGGAGGAAGGAGGGGTTGCTATCAACAAACCCATTGCTCATCACCTCCTCAACAG GCTGAAGGATTGCGACGTGTGGGGTCAGAGCGAGGTGCTTAAAATCCTCCAGCGCTACCAACCTCAGTCTGAGGACGAGCTCTTTGACATCCTGTCCATGCTGGACGCCTCTTTGGTCAGCCCCCACCCGCCAGTCATGGCCTCCACGCTGGGCCTCTTCCTCAGCCTGTGCTCGACCTTGCCTAAAGTCAGCCTGGCAGCCTTGGAACGAGTGCGGGGCCCACTGCTGGCCGCGTGTGGGAGCGCGTCCAGAGAAATCAGGTTCACCGCGCTCTGCCACATCCAG TTGCTGTTGAGGTCTGTCCCTGGCATGATGGGGGCCCACTACAAACGTTTCTTCTGCGGCTATGCTGAGCCAGCCTTTATCAAGCAGAGGAAGATGCAG GTACTGGTCGAGTTGGTGAACGATGACAACGTGGCAATATTACTGGATGAACTGAAAGAATACTGCACTGATGTCAACACAGACACTGCCCAGGCTGCAATATCAGCTGTCG GTCGTATTGGGCGGAGCTACAGCGACAGATGTCTAGTGATTCTCACTGGACTGCTCGGGCTTAAACAGGACAACATCACATCTG CTGTGGTGCAGACAATGCGGGACCTTGTTTGGGTGTGTCCTCAGTGCAGTGAAACGGTGTGCTCTTCTCTGGAGGGGTGTGAGGAGATACTGCAGGACAGCCAG GGCAAGCAGGCCTTGCTCTGGTTGTTGGGAACCTATGGCGATAGAGTCTGCAGCGCCCCCTACACGTTGGAGGTATTCATTGACAGAGTGAGGTGTGAGAACTCTCCGGCAGTCAAGATGGAGTTGCTGACGGCCACCTTGAGGCTGTTTTTGTGCCGTCCGGCTGAAACTCAAGACATGCTTGGAAGGCTGCTGCATTACGCCATTG aTGAGGAGACGGACATGTGTGTCCGTGATCAGGCACTTCTCTACTACCGCCTTTTGCAATGCGGAGTTGACGAGACACGCAAGGTGCTCCAGGGTCGGAGGTCCGATCCCTCCCTTGGCGTTCTTATTGGCCGTCCGGCAGAACCTGTAAGCCACTGGGCTCCCATCTTCAACACTCTGAAGCCTCTCTGGCAAAGCACCTCGGAGACAGACTCAGTAAACAGCAGAAGCTCTCAACACACAGCATTTGACCCCATCTCTGACCTCTCAGAAACCCTGAACTCATGTCATCTTCAAAGTGTTCAGACAG AGGGTGTCACCGAGCACACGCCATTGCCTGCAGACGCCCCGTCGCCCAGCGCCATCGTCCCTCTCAGCCTGCTACCTACTTTAACTGCAGGAGAGTTTGAGCGTCTGTGGCTGCGAG GTGTGGAAGAAGAGGATGGTGTTTGTATGACAGAGCACGTCCGGTGTTGCAATGTCACTCAGTGTTCGCCTCAAAACTTTCAGGCTGCAATGCAGCTTGTCAACATTCAGACGCTGGCTTtcacaccaccacacacactccCCTGGAGGGTTTTCCTGTACACGCACACCGAAGCCCCGTCCTCCAGCACACTCATACTGGGAGAGTTACTTTATACTGGGAAGGCAAACGAAGAGGCAGGAGATGCACAGGAGGACACTATAGATGGTGAGAATGCAAATAAAACTGTGGTGGAAGGAGGAATAGAGAGACGGGTACGTAATGAAGAGAAAGACTCATCGGGAAAGAGAGACAGCAACGAGTTGGCAAAGGACAACGGACAGATCGAAGAAGTAAAG GAAATGCGACGTCATTCAAAGAAGAAACATGCAGTGTTGCTCTTGCTGCTCCTTGCGGGGGGCTTCTACTTGGTGCGCTATTCACACTCATTCAACACT GACCCAAACAGGTCAGAGGAACCAATGAACATCACATGGAAGGCAGAAAGGATGGTCAGTATGGAGTCATGGGTGGAGCAAGGAGATTACCTGCCTCTCAATGTGACCTATCAACTGCTTGCAGGGATACCAGTCACTCAAAtga GGTATCTATGCATTGGACTATCGTCGGTGAAGAGGAAGAAGGACAACTATCTGATCCCCACGTTAGTGTCCCTCTTCTCCCGATCATCTCCCGAAGAGCGCTCCTCCATGGTGGTTGTAGTTCTGCTGGCAGATTTCGATGTCAACTGGCTGACGACCACAGTGACGAAAATAAAATCGGAATTTTCATCAGCACTAGAGCTAGGTCACCTGCTGGTCATTCATGTCCCTGAGGAAAACTATCCACCGACTACAG GTTTAAAAAGGAACTACAATGATTCTCCTGCGAGAGTATCATTCCGCTCCAAGCAGAACCTGGATTACGCTTTTCTTGTGCACTACAGCTCAGGTGTGGGCAGATACTACCTCCAGCTGGAGGACGACGTCTCCTCCGCAAAGAACTTCCTCACAACCGTAAAAAAGCGCGTGGAGGAGCAAGAAGCTAAGAAGACGACCTGGGCAATGCTGGAGTTCTCCAACCTTGGCTACATTGGCAAACTCTACAAGTCGGCCCACCTCCCTCTGCTGGCACGTTTTCTCTTCCTCTTCTACCAAGAAATGCCTTGCGACTGGTTGATGTCTCACTTTCGAGTCCTGCTGACTCAGAAGGAGCCCATCCTTTTCAAGCCTTCCTTATTCCAGCACATGGGGACTTTCTCTTCATTCCAAGGGAATGAGAACAAACTAAAGGACAAGGACTTTGAGGAGGGGGTCTACTCCAATCCTCCAGCGGAGGTTTTCTCTGACATGTCTACCTACGGGAAACACTTTCCCAAACTAGCCTGGGAGGCCGGGGAAGGATTCTTCTGGGGTCGCACCCCAGAGAAAGGCAACCATTTAACTGTGGTGTTTACAGACCCAAGAGTGGTGACAGGAATAACTGTTGAGACTGGGTCAGAGGGGAAAGATATTTTGGGCTCAGCGCAGGTGGAAATAGGACGCAGTGTGATCACCACTGCAAATGAGGA
- the ap4b1 gene encoding AP-4 complex subunit beta-1 isoform X2, whose protein sequence is MPYLGSEDTVRDLNRALANPHVQSDQLRYRNVILKVIRLMSQGVDVSSLFSEMVKACATVDIVQKKLVYVFLCSYASLNPELSLLVINTLRKDCQDPNPMVRSLALRNMTNLRLPSLVEYVEQPLTAGLKDRAACVRRVAVLGWAKLHNLQPNSEIDAAVVNELYSLLRDTDPVVMVNCLRALEEILKEEGGVAINKPIAHHLLNRLKDCDVWGQSEVLKILQRYQPQSEDELFDILSMLDASLVSPHPPVMASTLGLFLSLCSTLPKVSLAALERVRGPLLAACGSASREIRFTALCHIQLLLRSVPGMMGAHYKRFFCGYAEPAFIKQRKMQVLVELVNDDNVAILLDELKEYCTDVNTDTAQAAISAVGRIGRSYSDRCLVILTGLLGLKQDNITSAVVQTMRDLVWVCPQCSETVCSSLEGCEEILQDSQGKQALLWLLGTYGDRVCSAPYTLEVFIDRVRCENSPAVKMELLTATLRLFLCRPAETQDMLGRLLHYAIDEETDMCVRDQALLYYRLLQCGVDETRKVLQGRRSDPSLGVLIGRPAEPVSHWAPIFNTLKPLWQSTSETDSVNSRSSQHTAFDPISDLSETLNSCHLQSVQTEGVTEHTPLPADAPSPSAIVPLSLLPTLTAGEFERLWLRGVEEEDGVCMTEHVRCCNVTQCSPQNFQAAMQLVNIQTLAFTPPHTLPWRVFLYTHTEAPSSSTLILGELLYTGKANEEAGDAQEDTIDGENANKTVVEGGIERRVRNEEKDSSGKRDSNELAKDNGQIEEVKVTLKQQLKDDKALRGFLSILITVLRTLSLERK, encoded by the exons ATGCCATACCTGGGCAGTGAGGATACGGTGAGGGACCTGAATAGAGCTCTGGCCAACCCCCACGTCCAGTCTGACCAGCTGCGTTACAGGAACGTCATCCTCAAAGTCATCAG GCTGATGTCACAGGGTGTTGATGTCTCTAGCCTGTTCAGTGAGATGGTCAAAGCATGTGCCACAGTAGACATTGTCCAGAAGAAGCTGGTCTATGTCTTCTTGTGCTCCTACGCCTCTTTGAATCCAGAGCTGTCTCTGCTGGTCATCAACACACTGAGGAAGGACTGTCAGGATCCAAATCCGATGGTCCGCAGCCTGGCCTTAAGGAACATGACCAACCTGAG GCTGCCCAGTTTGGTGGAGTATGTGGAACAGCCTCTCACAGCAGGACTGAAGGACAGAGCAGCTTGTGTGCGACGGGTCGCTGTGCTCGGCTGGGCCAAACTGCACAATCTCCAACCAAATTCTGAAATAG ACGCAGCAGTAGTGAATGAGTTGTACAGCCTTCTGAGGGACACGGATCCTGTTGTCATGGTGAACTGCCTTCGGGCTTTGGAGGAAATCCTTAAGGAGGAAGGAGGGGTTGCTATCAACAAACCCATTGCTCATCACCTCCTCAACAG GCTGAAGGATTGCGACGTGTGGGGTCAGAGCGAGGTGCTTAAAATCCTCCAGCGCTACCAACCTCAGTCTGAGGACGAGCTCTTTGACATCCTGTCCATGCTGGACGCCTCTTTGGTCAGCCCCCACCCGCCAGTCATGGCCTCCACGCTGGGCCTCTTCCTCAGCCTGTGCTCGACCTTGCCTAAAGTCAGCCTGGCAGCCTTGGAACGAGTGCGGGGCCCACTGCTGGCCGCGTGTGGGAGCGCGTCCAGAGAAATCAGGTTCACCGCGCTCTGCCACATCCAG TTGCTGTTGAGGTCTGTCCCTGGCATGATGGGGGCCCACTACAAACGTTTCTTCTGCGGCTATGCTGAGCCAGCCTTTATCAAGCAGAGGAAGATGCAG GTACTGGTCGAGTTGGTGAACGATGACAACGTGGCAATATTACTGGATGAACTGAAAGAATACTGCACTGATGTCAACACAGACACTGCCCAGGCTGCAATATCAGCTGTCG GTCGTATTGGGCGGAGCTACAGCGACAGATGTCTAGTGATTCTCACTGGACTGCTCGGGCTTAAACAGGACAACATCACATCTG CTGTGGTGCAGACAATGCGGGACCTTGTTTGGGTGTGTCCTCAGTGCAGTGAAACGGTGTGCTCTTCTCTGGAGGGGTGTGAGGAGATACTGCAGGACAGCCAG GGCAAGCAGGCCTTGCTCTGGTTGTTGGGAACCTATGGCGATAGAGTCTGCAGCGCCCCCTACACGTTGGAGGTATTCATTGACAGAGTGAGGTGTGAGAACTCTCCGGCAGTCAAGATGGAGTTGCTGACGGCCACCTTGAGGCTGTTTTTGTGCCGTCCGGCTGAAACTCAAGACATGCTTGGAAGGCTGCTGCATTACGCCATTG aTGAGGAGACGGACATGTGTGTCCGTGATCAGGCACTTCTCTACTACCGCCTTTTGCAATGCGGAGTTGACGAGACACGCAAGGTGCTCCAGGGTCGGAGGTCCGATCCCTCCCTTGGCGTTCTTATTGGCCGTCCGGCAGAACCTGTAAGCCACTGGGCTCCCATCTTCAACACTCTGAAGCCTCTCTGGCAAAGCACCTCGGAGACAGACTCAGTAAACAGCAGAAGCTCTCAACACACAGCATTTGACCCCATCTCTGACCTCTCAGAAACCCTGAACTCATGTCATCTTCAAAGTGTTCAGACAG AGGGTGTCACCGAGCACACGCCATTGCCTGCAGACGCCCCGTCGCCCAGCGCCATCGTCCCTCTCAGCCTGCTACCTACTTTAACTGCAGGAGAGTTTGAGCGTCTGTGGCTGCGAG GTGTGGAAGAAGAGGATGGTGTTTGTATGACAGAGCACGTCCGGTGTTGCAATGTCACTCAGTGTTCGCCTCAAAACTTTCAGGCTGCAATGCAGCTTGTCAACATTCAGACGCTGGCTTtcacaccaccacacacactccCCTGGAGGGTTTTCCTGTACACGCACACCGAAGCCCCGTCCTCCAGCACACTCATACTGGGAGAGTTACTTTATACTGGGAAGGCAAACGAAGAGGCAGGAGATGCACAGGAGGACACTATAGATGGTGAGAATGCAAATAAAACTGTGGTGGAAGGAGGAATAGAGAGACGGGTACGTAATGAAGAGAAAGACTCATCGGGAAAGAGAGACAGCAACGAGTTGGCAAAGGACAACGGACAGATCGAAGAAGTAAAGGTGACTCTAAAGCAGCAACTAAAAGATGACAAAGCTCTGAGGGGTTTCCTCTCTATACTCATCACAGTACTGCGTACGTTGTCTTTAGAGAGGAAATGA